A window from Gasterosteus aculeatus chromosome 14, fGasAcu3.hap1.1, whole genome shotgun sequence encodes these proteins:
- the brd10 gene encoding putative bromodomain-containing protein 10 isoform X2, translated as MDQLDVTDQIATARNQPPFHNQDLIVTDHDFPPERSGSNVMSSQSKWVNSGTEDTDCIVTDDGLTNGTCEVETMVALYCPGNSGNVTAEGDRLALSNEGMSEFSNSDLSLPEVCISTNSNSFEDDMNYEVQQAYRIFTGFLSDKHKGITSPFLHPVCHQEAQHGIGGVRGLGQAQLRQSMCLRRMEEKFMNQEYDTITEFVADFRLMLENSYRYHGVDHWISKQAQKLEIMLEQKLTLLSRTLREKTTLTVTSKGRFGAEEERGSGGTSTRRRLAPRSLTTITVGGHESIMVQALRLEEQQRAKEEKRQRELEKKEAEEMSAKEVEEWEQTLLSQAAPHTVDTLWELPAIGHFLCLAQTALNLPEIVFFDLERCLLMPRCSLLLSKIMSSLLSPSQRRATLHRRPVLLYRRWESELRQRVMGWYRAVGASHDQPGRAEQLGLCHQFFRILGEASPLEEKPFHLLPFYQRVWLLKGLCDHVYQTQKYVQDALLAQPIHECRESILGYDGMENCYIHFPHFCGADLRIYCQSPGSPPVFPFPSVWVKRVDIEPGTEGDESDGTKEEGVMRARGCCEVSMDTGETDGFGTGRAETLGGVKGEKMEVEESWSLKKEEESESGSSDGDLCEKIHTNSFSYTSAVGGSDGELNLKEETVELEHQSKRLPLKRDKGFSPSSMRTIKAETQEPCLSVGEHSYTGRSPARLVNLASPNKPVQMEGGSPSQPNQTSPGLDCCKSKNVEHESCCGTSGQATRLSSESSQNSSEEGLNDKICPPPKKRKKKRERGRGKGNPLQHVEGLRSPSAETTKSAVRRVTGTFKRKDKKKHKTGRKLESSKEIKDDGTSVEPSFKLVCTSLEDLRKLINKTEDELNDLESIKKRLGRWYYRKEAVKDLHSTLIRLLNELSPWEPKLVKACQRNRLRLKKECDDFKKHPEYNNFVREESISSSSSSDVEDEERGLGEEVYSFPDRYGQSAEEDLEHMVPRGLWSGGNTTDFVAGESAGERTVNYKAQTHIKPPLVNFEKHVGLLQTSPTGSSNITSNPDEVRPSNQSRDLDLAWAAKVTAQAPLSPRSPILHPTTGLPKGYTPIPTLLAKSVGNKVTLMKRPADYTGINIIDRRSKGSSVSPPTSTVNAPKLSKAQNSSSSPEQNSQQTQALGQRQQTEVPRQPGVATGTAAPPKSPQTKTTKTVTNNPVQMVYKVPEGLGLLRKNSSSSSPVRFSVHPVVDQNTGEKVMQQLVILPSNLLVHKPEENGPPLHPQSKVPPFPASKVASPFCMSTNVPGFTISENRIPVQQVAPLKDARTVRTTSPSVSPRLQHGALKGPQACSPQASTPQGVPAKPPPSAVPAEPVKSPAPKQELKTVCIRDSQSILVTTRGGNTAIVKVQTSSDQNALGSSPASPVITISPQLKAFLVSKTSQTVSPSASSPTSAYNFPAVTGISVAQPPLPSLLKSPSSLSNPMLAAVSGSVPVRGPGSRAADTTVATHSRVSTTSVVSTDATNIGQLAHTACSRFQAPLGNNTVAPSLSSLGVPKLAECIGKTGTEERSQVTKFILVTPTSSSASNVASSKRPPSYTKSLPSSRVMFFSQPPATASTTSVGSTPKQATAVSGQLLASSLSSQTLKMGFSPDQPVVSAEALSKFKNITLSSGTQIQLSGTTTTIGQTIGALSRSPSKSTPVSASDTAATAGTSTSAASVPVRAGNVINKELCNSASRILSSNSPAQGTTTVQSSPAQSSTPTLVHHPSNIQSGTRGEVTSSLSPSQLALSKTRTAISPATTNVTTSAPGTVQQRIVINTSTPLAAGTQIVLHNARFVVPPQGLAPGSHVLIISSPAPQQVPIASATSAGASVPPQGSSHVTVAPQAPVLPQSPARMPGVPVISSPFVACTPAVGPSLLATTPNVTPVGLSGAQGLCSTWSPSKTNVVSALPRLPATQACNFASPPRLSSSAPALDPPAVTSAAPAKCSPTISPAAAPPLSRSSAPLSPSPALSSPLAIALPSAVMPPLTLTHQNAASVQKHTVAVPTIVTAVSRMQTLPVATVPPIGSTFNAAETAPSSSSSSSSSVAFASPRTNDASHPPVVMINQAPGKHCLQTSSPRGHSDAASKLLVGSDGAVSDAIQCRVNPAACPKPLDALIVFPNSPSGALHQHDSSLQPSQADRTCTK; from the exons ATGGATCAGTTGGATGTGACCGACCAAATCGCCACAGCACGTAACCAACCTCCTTTCCACAACCAAGATCTGATCGTGACCGACCACGACTTTCCACCCGAGCGGTCCGGCTCCAACGTGATGTCTTCCCAATCCAAATGGGTAAACAGCGGCACTGAGGACACCGACTGTATCGTGACCGATGATGGGCTCACTAATGGCACTTGTGAAGTTGAGACTATGGTAGCATTATATTGCCCTGGCAACAGTGGAAATGTCACCGCTGAGGGCGACAGGCTTGCACTTAGCAACGAAGGCATGTCTGAGTTTTCAAACAGTGACCTCTCTCTGCCCGAggtgtgtatttccaccaaCAGCAATAGTTTTGAGGACGATATGAACTATGAGGTCCAACAAGCTTATAGGATATTCACAGGCTTTCTCTCGGACAAGCACAAAGGGATCACCAGccccttcctccatcctgtCTGCCACCAGGAGGCCCAGCATGGTATTGGAGGGGTACGTGGTTTgggtcaggcacaactcaggcAGTCGATGTGCTTGCgaaggatggaggagaagtTTATGAACCAGGAGTATGACACCATAACAGAGTTTGTTGCAGACTTCAGGCTGATGTTGGAGAACAGTTATCGCTACCATGGAGTGGACCACTGGATCTCCAAACAGGCTCAAAAGCTGGAAATCATGCTGGAGCAGAAGCTTACTTTGCTCTCCAG GACGCTGCGAGAGAAGACAACTTTGACAGTGACCTCCAAAGGACGTTTTGGTGCAGAGGAGGAACGGGGTTCGGGGGGGACGTCAACGAGGAGGAGGCTGGCCCCTCGTAGCCTGACTACCATCACTGTCGGTGGGCATGAGTCCATCATGGTTCAGGCCTTACGGCTGGAAGAACAGCAGAGGgcaaaagaggagaagag gcAACGTGAGCTTGAGAAGAAAGAAGCAGAGGAAATGTCAGCCAAAGAGGTGGAAGAGTGGGAACAGACTTTGCTGTCACAGGCCGCCCCTCACACCGTGGACACACTTTGGGAACTCCCCGCTATAGGGCACTTCCTTTGTCTTGCCCAGACTGCGCTTAACCTCCCAGAGATTGTATTTTTTGATCTTGAGCGTTGTTTGCTGATGCCCCGCTGCAGCCTCCTCCTGTCCAAAATCATGTCTTCCCTGCTGTCCCCGTCCCAGCGGAGGGCCACTCTGCACCGCCGGCCTGTGCTGCTTTATCGCCGCTGGGAATCAGAACTCAGGCAGCGAGTCATGGGGTGGTATCGAGCTGTTGGTGCCTCGCATGATCAGCCGGGTCGGGCCGAGCAGCTGGGACTCTGCCACCAGTTTTTCCGTATTCTCGGGGAGGCGAGTCCCCTGGAGGAGAAACCCTTTCACTTGCTGCCCTTCTACCAGCGCGTATGGCTTCTGAAGGGGCTGTGCGATCATGTGTATCAGACGCAGAAATATGTGCAGGATGCCCTCCTGGCCCAACCCATCCATGAATGTAGGGAGTCCATTTTAGGCTATGACGGCATGGAGAATTGCTACATACACTTCCCGCATTTTTGTGGGGCAGACCTGAGAATCTACTGCCAGAGCCCCGGCTCACCCCCGGTTTTCCCTTTCCCCTCTGTGTGGGTGAAAAGAGTTGATATAGAGCCAGGGACCGAGGGCGACGAGTCTGATGGAACGAAGGAAGAGGGGGTCATGAGGGCCAGAGGGTGTTGTGAAGTCTCAATGGACACAGGAGAGACTGATGGTTTTGGGACGGGGAGAGCAGAGACACTTGGGGGTgtcaaaggggaaaaaatggaaGTTGAGGAATCATGGTCACttaagaaggaggaggagtctgaATCCGGGTCCTCTGATGGAGACTTGTGTGAAAAAATACACACTAACTCCTTTTCATACACTAGTGCTGTCGGAGGAAGTGACGGGGAACTGAATTTGAAAGAAGAGACTGTAGAGTTGGAGCATCAATCCAAGCGACTCCCTTTAAAGCGGGATAAGGGCTTCTCGCCGAGCTCAATGCGCACCATTAAAGCGGAGACACAGGAGCCCTGTCTGAGTGTTGGAGAGCACAGCTACACGGGCAGATCACCTGCTCGCTTAGTGAATCTCGCCTCTCCAAACAAACCAGTCCAAATGGAGGGAGGAAGTCCCAGTCAACCAAATCAAACGTCTCCCGGTTTGGATTGTTGTAAAAGCAAAAATGTTGAGCATGAAAGCTGCTGTGGCACATCGGGGCAAGCAACACGGTTGTCTTCTGAGAGTTCTCAGAACTCGAGTGAAGAGGGTCTGAATGACaaaatctgcccccccccaaagaagCGGAAGAAAAAGcgcgagagggggagaggaaagggCAATCCGCTCCAGCACGTTGAAGGGCTGAGGTCGCCCTCGGCTGAGACTACCAAGTCTGCAGTGCGGAGAGTTACAGGAACATTCAAGAGAAAAGataagaaaaaacataaaacag GAAGAAAGCTTGAATCTTCAAAGGAAATTAAAGATGATGGAACTTCAGTTGAGCCGTCATTTAAG tTGGTATGCACCAGTCTTGAGGACTTACGGAAGCTGATCAACAAGACAGAAGATGAGCTCAATGACCTGGAGAGCATCAAAAAGAGATTG GGTCGGTGGTATTATAGGAAGGAAGCAGTGAAAGACCTCCACAGCACTCTGATCAGACTACTGAATGAGCTTTCACCCTGGGAACCCAAACTCGTTAAGGCCTGCCAGAGGAACAG GCTTCGTTTGAAGAAGGAGTGTGATGATTTCAAGAAGCATCCGGAATACAATAACTTTGTGCGTGAAGAGAGTAtttcatcatcgtcttcctctgACGTAGAGGATGAAGAGAGGGGTTTGGGAGAAGAGGTGTATTCATTCCCGGACCGCTATGGGCAATCAGCGGAGGAGGACCTGGAACACATGGTTCCCAGAGGTCTTTGGAGTGGAG GAAACACCACAGATTTTGTGGCTGGAgagtctgctggagagagaacAGTGAACTATAAGGCTCAAACCCACATAAAACCACCTCTGGTTAACTTTGAGAAACACGTCGGTCTGCTGCAAACAAGTCCCACCGGCAGCAGTAACATTACGTCGAACCCTGACGAAGTGAGACCATCAAATCAATCAAGGGATTTGGACTTGGCGTGGGCAGCCAAAGTGACCGCCCAGGCTCCCCTGTCACCCAGGAGCCCCATCCTCCACCCCACCACTGGACTACCTAAGGGCTACACGCCCATCCCCACCCTGCTAGCTAAGAGCGTGGGGAATAAAGTGACCTTAATGAAACGACCTGCTGATTATACAGGGATCAACATCATAGATAGACGGAGCAAAGGGTCTTCGGTCTCCCCGCCTACCTCTACAGTGAATGCTCCGAAACTTTCAAAAGCACAAAACTCTTCGTCAAGTCCCGAGCAGAACTCCCAACAAACACAGGCACTAGGACAACGACAACAAACGGAAGTCCCGAGACAGCCAGGGGTGGCTACAGGGACAGCAGCCCCTCCTAAATCACCTCAAACAAAAACTACGAAAACTGTAACAAATAACCCCGTCCAAATGGTGTACAAAGTACCCGAGGGGCTTGGTCTCCTTcggaaaaacagcagcagcagcagccccgtcAGGTTTTCTGTTCATCCCGTCGTGGACCAGAACACCGGGGAGAAGGTTATGCAGCAATTGGTGATTCTGCCTTCCAACCTTCTCGTCCACAAACCTGAAGAAAATGGGCCTCCTCTACATCCACAGTCTAAGGTCCCCCCGTTCCCAGCTTCCAAAGTGGCCAGCCCCTTCTGTATGTCCACCAATGTGCCTGGCTTCACTATTTCCGAAAACAGAATCCCTGTTCAGCAAGTGGCCCCCCTAAAAGACGCCAGGACAGTGAGGACAACCTCTCCGTCTGTTTCCCCTCGCCTGCAACACGGGGCCCTGAAGGGGCCACAAGCCTGCAGTCCCCAAGCTAGCACACCACAGGGAGTCCCGGCCAAACCCCCGCCCAGTGCGGTTCCCGCTGAGCCTGTTAAATCTCCAGCCCCCAAGCAGGAGCTTAAGACCGTGTGTATCCGTGACTCGCAGTCCATCCTGGTAACAACCAGAGGAGGCAACACGGCCATCGTCAAAGTCCAGACGTCCTCAGACCAGAATGCCCTTGGTTCTTCGCCCGCCAGTCCGGTCATCACCATCTCGCCTCAGCTGAAAGCCTTCCTCGTCTCCAAGAcatcacagactgtctctccttctgcttcctctccgACCTCCGCCTACAACTTCCCAGCAGTGACGGGTATCTCTGTGGCCCAGCCTCCGCTCCCTTCACTGTTAAAGTCCCCTTCCAGTCTCTCAAATCCAATGCTTGCTGCAGTCTCTGGCAGCGTGCCTGTTAGAGGCCCAGGAAGCCGGGCTGCAGACACTACTGTGGCCACACACAGTCGAGTCTCCACCACCTCTGTCGTTTCGACAGATGCGACAAATATCGGCCAGCTTGCGCACACCGCTTGTTCTCGTTTTCAAGCTCCTTTAGGTAATAACACTGTCGCCCCATCACTGAGCAGTTTGGGTGTTCCCAAACTGGCAGAGTGCATCGGCAAGACCGGTACAGAGGAGAGATCCCAGGTCACTAAATTCATCCTTGTTACTCCCACTTCTTCGTCCGCTTCAAATGTAGCCTCATCAAAGAGACCACCGTCTTACACAAAATCCCTTCCTAGTTCAAGAGTTATGTTTTTTAGCCAGCCACCGGCAACGGCATCCACCACCTCCGTGGGAAGCACTCCAAAACAGGCGACAGCGGTCAGTGGACAGCTGCTTGCCAGTTCATTATCCAGTCAGACTCTGAAGATGGGATTCAGCCCGGACCAACCTGTCGTCAGCGCAGAAGCATTGTCCAAGTTCAAGAACATCACGCTGTCCTCAG gcaCTCAAATCCAGTTGTCCGGGACAACCACAACCATTGGACAGACAATAGGTGCCTTGTCACGTTCTCCTTCCAAAAGCACGCCTGTGTCAGCCTCCGATACAGCCGCCACCGCCG GCACTTCCACGTCTGCTGCTTCCGTCCCTGTGCGAGCAGGAAATGTGATCAACAAGGAACTTTGTAATTCGGCTTCGAGGATACTGTCCAGCAACTCTCCTGCTCAGGGAACCACTACTGTGCAGAGCAGCCCAGCGCAGAGCTCCACACCCACCCTCGTCCATCATCCTTCAAATATCCAAAGCGGCACCAGGGGGGAAGTCACTTCCTCTTTATCACCCTCCCAACTAGCTCTCAGTAAAACCCGTACAGCCATCTCCCCTGCAACCACCAATGTCACCACTTCTGCTCCCGGGACAGTCCAGCAGAGAATAGTCATCAACACCTCTACGCCTCTGGCTGCTGGCACGCAGATTGTCCTCCACAATGCGCGTTTTGTAGTCCCGCCACAGGGTCTGGCTCCAGGCAGCCACGTCCTCATCATCTCTAGCCCTGCGCCACAACAAGTGCCTATCGCCAGTGCTACCAGCGCTGGTGCATCAGTACCTCCCCAAGGGTCAAGTCACGTCACTGTAGCCCCACAAGCCCCAGTTCTACCCCAATCGCCGGCCAGGATGCCTGGGGTGCCGGTTATAAGTTCTCCTTTTGTAGCATGCACACCTGCCGTAGGTCCGTCGTTGCTAGCAACCACTCCAAATGTCACACCTGTCGGACTTTCCGGAGCGCAGGGCCTGTGCTCAACGTGGTCTCCCAGTAAAACTAATGTAGTGTCCGCTCTGCCCAGGCTGCCAGCTACGCAGGCTTGTAACTTTGCGTCCCCGCCAAGGTTGTCGAGCAGCGCACCCGCCCTCGACCCCCCGGCAGTGACCTCTGCCGCGCCGGCTAAATGTTCACCCACCATTTCGCCAGCGGCAGCGCCCCCCTTGTCCAGATCATCAGCACCGCTATCGCCCTCGCCCGCTCTATCCAGCCCGTTGGCTATCGCCCTGCCCAGCGCCGTCATGCCACCCCTCACTTTGACACATCAAAACGCTGCATCTGTCCAAAAACACACTGTGGCGGTCCCAACGATTGTAACTGCAGTGTCAAGGATGCAGACGCTGCCCGTTGCTACTGTTCCGCCAATCGGAAGCACTTTCAACGCAGCTGAAACGGCAccttcctccagcagcagcagcagcagcagcgttgcCTTCGCGTCACCTAGGACGAACGACGCGTCCCACCCGCCTGTCGTTATGATCAATCAAGCGCCTGGAAAGCACTGTCTGCAGACCTCATCCCCACGCGGGCATTCCGACGCGGCGTCCAAGCTGCTCGTTGGCTCTGATGGCGCCGTTTCGGACGCAATTCAGTGCCGGGTCAATCCAGCGGCCTGCCCCAAACCGCTGGATGCACTAATAGTTTTCCCCAACAGTCCCAGCGGAGCGTTACACCAACATGATTCCTCTTTACAGCCTTCGCAGGCCGACAGAACGTGTACCAAGTAA